Proteins from one Thermococcus celericrescens genomic window:
- the tnpA gene encoding IS200/IS605 family transposase gives MKPESPRIKRTRHAKHFLTYHFVWIPKYGRDILVGKVAERLKEMLKEYSQEIGCEVIALEVMPDHVHVFLQAKPNLSPAQIVNHLKGKTARKLLQ, from the coding sequence ATGAAGCCTGAATCACCGAGAATCAAGAGGACAAGACATGCAAAACACTTCTTAACCTATCACTTTGTCTGGATACCAAAATACGGGAGGGACATTCTCGTTGGAAAAGTCGCTGAAAGGCTCAAAGAAATGCTCAAGGAATACTCCCAAGAAATCGGGTGTGAGGTCATTGCACTCGAAGTAATGCCAGACCACGTTCACGTTTTCCTCCAGGCAAAGCCAAACCTCTCGCCGGCCCAAATAGTGAACCACCTGAAGGGCAAAACCGCCAGAAAACTCCTTCAA